A part of Prolixibacteraceae bacterium genomic DNA contains:
- a CDS encoding reductive dehalogenase: MGKGEALSKILTGKAPIGKYSTTNYRVVDTPTTEIVGEIKRYDERETGFNKAFRGDYGEKLSDFRTKEKSSLDMSIISYFFKQGMFPGMKGKKPNAKDATTDKTTPVPPMMMDRSKDPNAVPQPIHQDIAVVSRHIKSYGNFMGADLVGICEIPDYAYYSHDKEGNPVEKKYKYAICIVVDQDYDTLDASNGKDWISAAQSYMSYSKAAFTAEAMSKYINGLGFEAKDNNLMDYQVVVAPLLERAGIGEMGRYGIVINPSLGSRFKASVVLTNMQMQVDKPIEFGVQKFCKVCKKCAIECPSQSISKSDEKILYNGYKKYSFDYDTCTKFRLSNPNGSSCGNCIKVCPFNKDKGFIHDLARWTIRTLPIFNRLIVWGDDLMGYGKARTEKKWWFDFKSQEIKEQNNNEGVPSYTK, translated from the coding sequence ATGGGTAAAGGAGAGGCATTATCAAAAATACTAACAGGCAAGGCTCCTATTGGTAAATATTCAACCACCAACTACAGAGTAGTTGACACTCCCACTACGGAAATAGTTGGTGAGATAAAGCGTTATGATGAAAGAGAAACAGGGTTTAACAAAGCTTTCAGAGGCGACTATGGAGAAAAACTGAGCGACTTCAGAACCAAAGAGAAGTCCTCACTCGATATGTCTATTATTAGCTACTTCTTTAAACAAGGAATGTTTCCAGGCATGAAAGGGAAAAAACCCAATGCAAAAGATGCAACAACCGACAAAACAACTCCTGTTCCTCCAATGATGATGGATCGCAGTAAAGATCCCAATGCGGTGCCTCAACCGATACACCAAGACATAGCAGTAGTTTCACGACACATTAAGAGCTATGGAAATTTTATGGGTGCTGACTTAGTCGGAATCTGTGAAATACCTGATTATGCCTATTACAGTCATGACAAAGAGGGCAACCCTGTTGAAAAAAAATACAAATATGCCATATGTATCGTTGTCGACCAAGACTACGACACCCTTGACGCTTCAAACGGAAAAGATTGGATCTCTGCTGCCCAGAGCTACATGTCCTACTCTAAAGCTGCATTTACAGCTGAGGCAATGTCAAAATATATTAACGGTCTAGGCTTCGAAGCCAAAGACAATAACCTAATGGACTACCAAGTAGTCGTCGCACCTCTATTAGAACGTGCAGGAATAGGTGAAATGGGAAGATATGGAATTGTAATTAATCCTTCTCTCGGCAGTCGATTCAAAGCATCTGTCGTTCTTACCAACATGCAGATGCAAGTAGATAAACCCATTGAGTTTGGGGTACAGAAATTCTGTAAAGTATGTAAAAAATGTGCCATTGAATGTCCGTCTCAATCTATTTCGAAATCTGACGAAAAGATTCTATACAATGGCTACAAGAAATACAGTTTCGATTATGACACTTGTACCAAATTTCGTCTGTCTAACCCAAACGGATCTAGTTGTGGGAACTGCATTAAAGTATGCCCATTCAACAAGGACAAAGGGTTCATCCACGATCTTGCTAGGTGGACCATAAGAACATTGCCCATCTTCAACCGTCTTATCGTGTGGGGCGATGATCTTATGGGATATGGTAAAGCCCGAACAGAAAAGAAATGGTGGTTTGATTTTAAATCACAAGAAATCAAAGAACAGAATAACAATGAAGGGGTACCTTCATATACCAAGTAG
- the nrtS gene encoding nitrate/nitrite transporter NrtS: MSKTKRIKISRLIISKQVVSTAIKLSIIVGTILGLINHGTDIVNNTLSSKQILQIMVTYLVPYSVSTYSSIKSIMCFEKINSE; this comes from the coding sequence ATGTCTAAAACAAAAAGGATCAAAATATCGAGGCTGATCATCTCAAAACAGGTAGTATCTACAGCAATTAAGTTATCGATTATCGTTGGAACGATTCTCGGTCTCATTAACCATGGAACCGACATCGTAAACAACACGCTTAGTTCAAAACAAATCTTACAGATAATGGTCACCTATCTGGTACCATATTCAGTTTCTACCTACTCTTCTATTAAATCTATTATGTGTTTCGAAAAAATTAACAGTGAATAA
- a CDS encoding DUF6266 family protein: protein MARMKGNLISGLVGNVVLYHRNNVQMVRSRPDCSSRTATPKQLEQRKRMVLCNAFLCCFKEVIRISYRRGVRIGQAFNQARSHVIKEAIFGEYPALYVDYSKVRMSKELKSQMVLGDVVYDGVHLKIDVNVTHRFLRKGYLVVLRYGIDSGDCSTMQKLRCRAKGVFEGMQSYCFSWAQPVEGKEVSFWAMVYDPVKNVFYGSVYFSCMVGPWKQS from the coding sequence ATGGCACGAATGAAAGGTAATCTGATAAGTGGATTGGTGGGAAATGTGGTTCTTTACCACAGGAACAATGTTCAAATGGTTCGATCACGTCCAGATTGTAGTTCTCGGACTGCCACGCCGAAACAGCTGGAGCAGCGAAAGCGAATGGTTTTATGTAATGCGTTTTTGTGTTGTTTTAAGGAGGTAATCCGTATTTCGTATAGGCGAGGAGTTCGTATCGGACAGGCTTTTAACCAAGCTCGGTCGCATGTTATTAAAGAGGCAATTTTTGGGGAGTATCCAGCTCTTTATGTCGATTATTCGAAGGTGAGGATGTCCAAGGAGTTAAAGAGTCAGATGGTTCTTGGAGATGTGGTTTATGATGGGGTGCATTTGAAGATTGATGTGAATGTTACTCATCGCTTCTTACGCAAGGGGTATTTGGTGGTGTTGCGATATGGGATAGATAGTGGTGACTGTTCGACTATGCAGAAGTTACGTTGTAGGGCTAAAGGTGTTTTTGAGGGGATGCAGTCGTACTGTTTTTCATGGGCGCAACCAGTGGAAGGAAAGGAGGTAAGCTTCTGGGCAATGGTTTATGATCCAGTGAAGAATGTGTTTTATGGTAGTGTCTATTTTTCGTGTATGGTTGGTCCTTGGAAGCAGAGTTAA
- a CDS encoding DUF6266 family protein — MGSIRKGVLGGFNGKVGSVIGSRWKGNYFMRSLPDMPKSKKVSMKALQHRACFKQTSRFISKARRLVEIGFFPEKDAQTVYNAAFESNHGCFQYQDDHVEVDYSSLKLSNGALCQMGDFTLDLKEDGLLEITWSDVELDRMDEEPLYVHLLICRDDMKYMRSYVSLAKATELSAELMITSQMAGHKLHVYAFYGLRRSTTLATISDTTYCMLQA; from the coding sequence ATGGGTAGTATTAGAAAAGGTGTTTTAGGCGGTTTTAATGGTAAAGTGGGAAGTGTTATTGGCTCTAGATGGAAGGGGAACTATTTCATGAGATCGTTGCCAGATATGCCAAAGAGTAAGAAAGTTTCGATGAAAGCATTGCAACATCGAGCATGTTTTAAGCAGACGTCACGTTTTATCTCGAAAGCACGCCGATTGGTTGAGATTGGCTTTTTTCCTGAGAAGGATGCACAGACGGTTTATAATGCTGCGTTTGAATCGAATCATGGTTGTTTCCAGTATCAGGATGATCATGTGGAGGTGGATTATTCCTCGTTGAAGTTGTCGAATGGGGCCTTGTGTCAGATGGGCGATTTTACTTTAGATTTGAAAGAGGATGGTTTGTTGGAGATTACTTGGTCTGATGTGGAGTTGGATCGCATGGATGAAGAACCACTGTATGTCCATCTGCTTATTTGTCGTGATGATATGAAGTATATGCGATCGTATGTGAGTTTGGCAAAGGCGACAGAGCTTTCGGCCGAGTTGATGATCACATCGCAGATGGCGGGACATAAGTTGCATGTATATGCATTTTATGGTTTGCGTCGTTCTACGACCTTAGCAACTATTTCTGATACAACTTATTGTATGTTGCAGGCTTAG
- a CDS encoding PorT family protein produces the protein MKNLTTLLTLTCLLVLSIQVKAQNNNHFSIKGGVNFSQLSNEVNGLESKNRTGFHLGATYNVYLNNIRLQPGLVFVQRGGKLELSNELQRAINNNNTAEFKLNYLDIPLNVSVKIANLSSNNDGLYLFVEPTASICLSGKLKEAGESKDLNIGSDNTDNIKAFDFGVKLGASIKIGSFEPYIGYNFGLTNINNDDSKVKNKGLYLGLAVALGK, from the coding sequence ATGAAAAATTTAACAACACTTTTAACTCTTACATGTCTATTAGTTCTTTCAATCCAAGTAAAAGCACAAAACAACAACCACTTCAGCATAAAAGGTGGTGTTAACTTTAGCCAATTATCAAATGAAGTAAATGGGCTAGAAAGCAAAAATCGTACAGGATTCCATTTAGGAGCAACGTATAATGTGTATCTCAACAATATCAGGCTACAACCAGGACTAGTATTTGTTCAAAGAGGAGGAAAATTAGAACTTTCCAATGAACTACAAAGAGCTATAAATAACAATAACACAGCAGAATTTAAACTAAACTATTTAGATATTCCACTAAATGTTAGTGTTAAGATTGCGAATCTTTCATCAAATAATGATGGGTTGTATCTTTTTGTAGAGCCTACAGCAAGTATCTGTCTTTCAGGAAAATTAAAAGAAGCAGGAGAATCAAAGGATTTAAATATTGGATCGGACAATACGGATAATATAAAAGCCTTTGATTTCGGAGTTAAGTTAGGAGCTTCAATCAAAATTGGAAGCTTCGAACCATATATTGGATACAATTTTGGATTAACAAACATCAATAATGATGACAGCAAAGTCAAAAATAAAGGATTATATCTTGGTCTAGCCGTAGCTCTAGGCAAATAG